In one Liolophura sinensis isolate JHLJ2023 chromosome 11, CUHK_Ljap_v2, whole genome shotgun sequence genomic region, the following are encoded:
- the LOC135477548 gene encoding myosin light chain kinase, smooth muscle-like — protein MFHKTCITGLLLLKPLILIFFFISDLVLDTASKYVSLAEKKFEYSRARNPVDKCDRGYVTFLNEVPSLWGQHGVDILPPSPEPDVIHYLDLPVKKPVLGKVLYGTQEAMKQLMTENKFDEKDTGIILCPEKMVTSEKYGYTYKKVVSYEKSFSLGHGAFGKAGVIVDKSSQASIVKKKIKRSAFRPEEVLVPLYLTHPCLMEIHGCILQEGKFVEVFMNFAGFSFNKVVADENMRKLLTEQNIMDIGRQGYGALDYLRRMRVMHLDIKPQNLCLSWNVGRAFYDLKICDFGACMRTADPIHSKGWTPAYMAPEQCRYVLDKKGYKGRWSEGELEISSQADLYSFGSSLLYLCFRLHCIPKFFPSHNDVEIIIGVASNPTVLQKFVLNSWDPKFKEVLLKSFCAHPRGRLYPAQAIQILSGHDPFSCPVTVPMTDRIVRKRKASSMSVEDMEVDSPPPPKKIPTHVEEMEEDVDTPDVIIIDDPESLENLSVGSSPAGNLPDLDTLFN, from the exons ATGTTTCACAAAACCTGCATCACAGGCTTATTGCTATTAAAGCCcctaattttgatttttttttttatttcagatttagtACTTGACACTGCCTCGAAATATGTCAGTCTGGCTGAGAAGAAATTTGAATATTCTCGTGCAAGGAATCCAGTTGATAAATGTGATCGTGGGTATGTGACCTTCTTGAACGAAGTGCCATCCCTTTGGGGACAGCATGGGGTAGACATCTTGCCTCCTTCGCCAGAGCCGGATGTGATACATTACCTGGACTTACCTGTGAAAAAGCCAGTCCTAGG GAAGGTGTTATATGGGACACAAGAGGCAATGAAACAGTTGATGACAGAGaataaatttgatgaaaagGATACAGGGATTATTCTCTGTCCAGAG aaaatggTGACCAGTGAGAAATATGGCTACACATATAAAAAGGTTGTCAGCTACGAAAAAAGTTTTTCTCTTGGCCATGGAGCATTTGGCAAAGCCGGGGTGATTGTGGACAAGTCTTCCCAGGCTtcaattgttaaaaaaaag ATAAAGCGGTCTGCGTTCAGGCCAGAGGAGGTCCTGGTGCCATTGTATCTGACACATCCATGTCTTATGGAGATTCACGGCTGTATCTTACAAGAAGGCAAATTTGTTGAAGTTTTCATGAATTTTGCCG GATTTTCCTTCAACAAAGTTGTGGCAGATGAGAACATGCGCAAGTTACTAACAGAGCAGAATATCATGGACATTGGTCGCCAAGGTTACGGTGCTCTGGATTATCTCAGACGGATGCGGGTGATGCATTTGGACATCAAGC CCCAGAATCTCTGCCTTTCTTGGAACGTTGGTCGTGCTTTTTACGACCTGAAGATATGCGACTTTGGGGCCTGCATGCGCACAGCAGACCCCATTCATTCCAAGGGCTGGACCCCAGCCTATATGGCCCCGGAACAATGCCGCTACGTTCTGGACAAGAAGGGGTATAAGGGGCGATGGTCTGAAGGAGAGCTGGAAATCAGTAGCCAAGCGGATCTGTACAGCTTTGGGAGCTCACTCCTCTATCTGTGCTttaggctacactgtattccAAAATTCTTCCCATCTCATAATGACGTTGAAATCATTATTGGG GTGGCTAGCAACCCGACTGTCCTTCAGAAATTTGTACTTAACAGCTGGGACCCAAAATTCAAGGAGGTCCTTCTTAAGTCCTTCTGCGCTCATCCTCGAGGGCGTCTCTATCCTGCTCAGGCAATACAGATTCTCTCTGGACATG ACCCTTTCTCCTGCCCTGTTACTGTGCCCATGACTGATCGAATTGTCAGGAAGAGAAAGGCCTCCAGCATGAGTGTAGAAGACATGGAGGTAgactcacccccaccccccaagaAAATCCCCACCCATGTTGAGGAGATGGAGGAAGATGTGGACACCCCCGATGTGATTATTATAGATGACCCAGAGTCGTTGGAGAATCTGTCGGTTGGAAGCAGTCCCGCGGGAAACCTTCCTGACCTGGACACTCTGTTTAACTAA